CAATTACAAGCCGCTCCTGGAATATCAGCCCAGACCCAAGCACCTGTTTTACATCCGCACCTCAAATCTGATCGAAACAAAAAGCCTCTCCTGAACGAACAGGAGAGGCTTATATTTTAATAAGTAGACTTGTATTACCTACTCAGGTACAGGTTCCGCTCGGAGTATACTTTGGTAAAGTAATCGTCCTGCAGGTCGTCGATAAAGTAGATGGCTTCCCCGGTGGATTTCATTTCCGGCCCAAGCTCCTTGTTTACCTCTGGAAACTTGTTGTAAGAGAACACCGGCACCTTGATAGCGTAGCCGTGCTTGTACGGGTTAAACACAAAATCCTTCACTTTCTTCTCGCCCAGCATAATCTTGGTGGCGTAGTTGATGTACGGCTCCCTGTATGCCTTGGCAATGAACGGGAAGGTACGCGAGGCGCGCGGGTTGGCCTCAATAATGTATACCGTTTCGTTCTTGATAGCGAATTGGATGTTAATCACCCCAACCGTTTGCAGAGCCACCGCGATCTTCTTAGTGTACTCCTCTATCTGGTTCATCACGTTCTCGCTTAAATCGAACGGAGGCAGCACCGCGTATGAGTCGCCGGAGTGGATACCAGCAGGCTCGATGTGCTCCATGATGCCGCAGATGTGCACATCCTTTCCGTCGCAGATAGCATCCGCCTCAGCTTCGATGGCGTTGTCGAGGAAGTGGTCGAGCAGCACTTTGTTGCCCGGGTGGTCCTTCAGCAGGTCAATCACGTGGGCTTCCAGTTCTTTCTCGTTAATCACGATCTTCATGTTCTGGCCACCCAGCACGTAGCTAGGGCGCACCAGCAGCGGAAACTTAAGCTCCTTGCACAGCTCCAGCGCCTCCTCTGCCGTCTCGATTACCGCAAATGGCGGGTACGGAATGCTCAGGTCGCGCAGTAGTGAGGAGAAGGAACCACGGTCTTCAGCCAAGTCCAAAGCCTGGTAGCTGGTGCCGAAAATCTTGATGCCGTAGCGATCCAGTTTCTCCGCCAGCTTCAGGGCTGTCTGCCCACCCAACTGCACAATCACACCTTCCGGCTTCTCGTGCAGGATAATATCGTAGATATGCTCCCAGAACACCGGCTCGAAGTACAGTTTATCAGAGATATCGAAATCTGTGGAAACCGTTTCAGGGTTGCAGTTGATCATGATCGTCTCGTAGCCGCACTCTCTTGCAGCCAGCACGCCGTGCACACAGCTGTAGTCGAACTCAATGCCCTGCCCAATGCGGTTCGGACCAGACCCTAGCACCACCACTTTCTTCCTGTCTGTAACGATACTCTCGTTCTCGCCCTCAAAGGTGCTGTAGTAGTAGGGCGTGTTCGCTTCAAATTCGGCCGCGCAGGTATCTACCATTTTGAACACGCGCTTGATGCCCAATTCGGTGCGCACGCTGTGCACTTCACTTTCCTTGCAACGCAGCAGGTGCGCTATCTGGCGGTCGGCGTAGCCTTTCACTTTGGCCTCCCGCAGCAAATCAGCCGGAATAGTGGCCAGGTTATACTTCTCGATCTCCTTCTCCATCTGGTCCAGCTCCTCGATCTGAGCCAGGAACCACGGGTCAATTTTGGTCAGCTTTTGGATGGTGCTGGTCGGGATGCCGATGCGCATAGCATCTTTAATGCTGAACAAACGGTTCCAGCTTGGGTTCTTCAGGCT
Above is a window of Pontibacter akesuensis DNA encoding:
- the carB gene encoding carbamoyl-phosphate synthase large subunit, translating into MPKDNSIKSVLIIGSGPIIIGQACEFDYSGSQAARSLREEGIEVILINSNPATIMTDPVTADHVYLKPLEKKYIIEILEKHKIDAVLPTMGGQTALNLAIDCDKAGIWKKYGVRIIGVDIKAIETTEDREEFRLKMLELDVNVCKGETATSFLEGKEIAQEIGFPLVIRPSFTLGGYGGGFVNTPEEFDAALTRGLHASPTHEVLIEQSIMGWKEYELELLRDNIGNVIIICSIENFDPMGVHTGDSITVAPAMTLPDTVYQQMRDLAIKMMNGIGQFAGGCNVQFSVSPEDDTIIAIEINPRVSRSSALASKATGYPIAKVAAKLAIGYNLDELKNAITKTTSAYFEPALDYVIVKIPRWNFDKFPGVNRTLGLQMKSVGEVMGIGRTFQEALQKACQSLEIKRNGIGADGKEKTDYNELVDSLKNPSWNRLFSIKDAMRIGIPTSTIQKLTKIDPWFLAQIEELDQMEKEIEKYNLATIPADLLREAKVKGYADRQIAHLLRCKESEVHSVRTELGIKRVFKMVDTCAAEFEANTPYYYSTFEGENESIVTDRKKVVVLGSGPNRIGQGIEFDYSCVHGVLAARECGYETIMINCNPETVSTDFDISDKLYFEPVFWEHIYDIILHEKPEGVIVQLGGQTALKLAEKLDRYGIKIFGTSYQALDLAEDRGSFSSLLRDLSIPYPPFAVIETAEEALELCKELKFPLLVRPSYVLGGQNMKIVINEKELEAHVIDLLKDHPGNKVLLDHFLDNAIEAEADAICDGKDVHICGIMEHIEPAGIHSGDSYAVLPPFDLSENVMNQIEEYTKKIAVALQTVGVINIQFAIKNETVYIIEANPRASRTFPFIAKAYREPYINYATKIMLGEKKVKDFVFNPYKHGYAIKVPVFSYNKFPEVNKELGPEMKSTGEAIYFIDDLQDDYFTKVYSERNLYLSR